One genomic window of Arvicola amphibius chromosome 4, mArvAmp1.2, whole genome shotgun sequence includes the following:
- the Ntan1 gene encoding protein N-terminal asparagine amidohydrolase isoform X2 has protein sequence MPLLVDGRRVRLPRSAAELVRAHPLLEERARLLRGSITILGSDDATTCHIVVLRHTGNGATCLTHCDGTDTKAEVPLIMSSIKSFSEYAQCGRLEVHLVGGFSDDRQLSQKLTHQLLSEFDKQDDDIHLVTLCVTELNDREENENHFPIIYGIAVNIKTAEIYRASFQDRGPEEQLRAARALAGGPMISIYDAKTEQLRIGPYSWTPFPHVDFWLQQDDKQILENLSTSPLAEPPHFVEHIRSTLMFLKKFPSPANILFPGNKALLYKKNEDGLWEKISSPGS, from the exons ATGCCGCTGCTGGTGGACGGGCGTCGAGTGCGGCTGCCGCGGTCTGCTGCGGAACTGGTTCGAGCGCACCCGCTGCTGGAG GAAAGAGCCAGACTTCTCAGAG GCTCCATCACCATTCTGGGTTCTGATGATGCCACTACTTGTCACATTGTGGTCCTGAGGCATACAG GTAATGGGGCGACCTGCCTCACACACTGTGATGGAACTGACACCAAAGCCGAAGTCCCCTTGATAATGAGCTCTATAAAATCCTTTTCTGAGTATGCTCAGTGTGGAAG GCTGGAAGTGCACCTTGTGGGAGGCTTCAGTGATGACAGGCAGCTGTCACAGAAACTTACTCATCAGCTTCTTA GTGAATTTGACAAGCAAGATGATGACATTCACTTAGTGACATTATGTGTGACAG aATTAAATGAccgggaagaaaatgaaaaccacttTCCGATCATTTATGGCATCG CTGTCAACATTAAAACTGCAGAGATTTACAGAGCTTCCTTTCAAGATCGTGGCCCAGAGGAGCAGCTTCGTGCTGCAAGAGCTTTAGCAGGAGGCCCG ATGATTAGCATTTATGATGCAAAGACAGAACAACTTCGAATAGGCCCGTATTCCTGGACGCCATTTCCACATGTGGATTTCTGGTTGCAGCAAGATGACAAGCAAATACTAGAG AACCTTTCTACTTCTCCTTTGGCCGAGCCCCCCCACTTTGTTGAACATATTAGATCTAccttgatgtttttaaaaaaattcccatcTCCAGCAAATATACTGTTTCCTGGAAATAAAGCTCTCctctacaaaaaaaatgaagatggttTATGGGAAAAGATCTCCTCTCCGGGGAGCTAA
- the Ntan1 gene encoding protein N-terminal asparagine amidohydrolase isoform X3, with protein sequence MPLLVDGRRVRLPRSAAELVRAHPLLEERARLLRGQSVQQVGPQGLLYVQQRELAVTSPKDGSITILGSDDATTCHIVVLRHTGNGATCLTHCDGTDTKAEVPLIMSSIKSFSEYAQCGRLEVHLVGGFSDDRQLSQKLTHQLLSEFDKQDDDIHLVTLCVTELNDREENENHFPIIYGIAVNIKTAEIYRASFQDRGPEEQLRAARALAGGPGHGDISLELNLRCLNCCFSEGNGILDYRKEHKEQQIRSLISIYESIPEVE encoded by the exons ATGCCGCTGCTGGTGGACGGGCGTCGAGTGCGGCTGCCGCGGTCTGCTGCGGAACTGGTTCGAGCGCACCCGCTGCTGGAG GAAAGAGCCAGACTTCTCAGAGGTCAGTCTGTTCAACAAGTGGGACCCCAGGGCCTTCTGTATGTTCAGCAAAGAGAGCTTGCAGTGACCTCCCCAAAGGATG GCTCCATCACCATTCTGGGTTCTGATGATGCCACTACTTGTCACATTGTGGTCCTGAGGCATACAG GTAATGGGGCGACCTGCCTCACACACTGTGATGGAACTGACACCAAAGCCGAAGTCCCCTTGATAATGAGCTCTATAAAATCCTTTTCTGAGTATGCTCAGTGTGGAAG GCTGGAAGTGCACCTTGTGGGAGGCTTCAGTGATGACAGGCAGCTGTCACAGAAACTTACTCATCAGCTTCTTA GTGAATTTGACAAGCAAGATGATGACATTCACTTAGTGACATTATGTGTGACAG aATTAAATGAccgggaagaaaatgaaaaccacttTCCGATCATTTATGGCATCG CTGTCAACATTAAAACTGCAGAGATTTACAGAGCTTCCTTTCAAGATCGTGGCCCAGAGGAGCAGCTTCGTGCTGCAAGAGCTTTAGCAGGAGGCCCG GGCCATGGAGACATTTCTTTGGAGCTAAATCTCAGGTGCCTGAATTGTTGCTTCAGCGAAGGGAATGGAATTTTGGATTACAGAAAGGAACATAAGGAACAGCAAATAAGGAGCCTCATCAGCATATATGAGTCTATTCCCGAAGTGGAATAG
- the Ntan1 gene encoding protein N-terminal asparagine amidohydrolase isoform X1 — MPLLVDGRRVRLPRSAAELVRAHPLLEERARLLRGQSVQQVGPQGLLYVQQRELAVTSPKDGSITILGSDDATTCHIVVLRHTGNGATCLTHCDGTDTKAEVPLIMSSIKSFSEYAQCGRLEVHLVGGFSDDRQLSQKLTHQLLSEFDKQDDDIHLVTLCVTELNDREENENHFPIIYGIAVNIKTAEIYRASFQDRGPEEQLRAARALAGGPMISIYDAKTEQLRIGPYSWTPFPHVDFWLQQDDKQILENLSTSPLAEPPHFVEHIRSTLMFLKKFPSPANILFPGNKALLYKKNEDGLWEKISSPGS; from the exons ATGCCGCTGCTGGTGGACGGGCGTCGAGTGCGGCTGCCGCGGTCTGCTGCGGAACTGGTTCGAGCGCACCCGCTGCTGGAG GAAAGAGCCAGACTTCTCAGAGGTCAGTCTGTTCAACAAGTGGGACCCCAGGGCCTTCTGTATGTTCAGCAAAGAGAGCTTGCAGTGACCTCCCCAAAGGATG GCTCCATCACCATTCTGGGTTCTGATGATGCCACTACTTGTCACATTGTGGTCCTGAGGCATACAG GTAATGGGGCGACCTGCCTCACACACTGTGATGGAACTGACACCAAAGCCGAAGTCCCCTTGATAATGAGCTCTATAAAATCCTTTTCTGAGTATGCTCAGTGTGGAAG GCTGGAAGTGCACCTTGTGGGAGGCTTCAGTGATGACAGGCAGCTGTCACAGAAACTTACTCATCAGCTTCTTA GTGAATTTGACAAGCAAGATGATGACATTCACTTAGTGACATTATGTGTGACAG aATTAAATGAccgggaagaaaatgaaaaccacttTCCGATCATTTATGGCATCG CTGTCAACATTAAAACTGCAGAGATTTACAGAGCTTCCTTTCAAGATCGTGGCCCAGAGGAGCAGCTTCGTGCTGCAAGAGCTTTAGCAGGAGGCCCG ATGATTAGCATTTATGATGCAAAGACAGAACAACTTCGAATAGGCCCGTATTCCTGGACGCCATTTCCACATGTGGATTTCTGGTTGCAGCAAGATGACAAGCAAATACTAGAG AACCTTTCTACTTCTCCTTTGGCCGAGCCCCCCCACTTTGTTGAACATATTAGATCTAccttgatgtttttaaaaaaattcccatcTCCAGCAAATATACTGTTTCCTGGAAATAAAGCTCTCctctacaaaaaaaatgaagatggttTATGGGAAAAGATCTCCTCTCCGGGGAGCTAA